The following coding sequences lie in one Gloeomargarita sp. SKYB120 genomic window:
- a CDS encoding magnesium chelatase subunit H, whose product MFTYVKPAIRQLQPENVENRTVMRVVYVVLEPQYQSTLTAAAREINTQPGNLAVELRGYLIEELRSPENYQQFQADIAQADVFIASLIFVEDLAQKIVQAVTPYRDKLHAIVVFPSLPEVMRLNKLGTFSMAQLGQSKSAIAQFMRKRKEAGGASFQEGMLKLLQTLPKILKYLPIDKAQDARNFMLSFQYWLGGSKENLRNFLLMLADKYLPHVEEKLAFQEPVTYPDMGIWHPLAPQMFESLTDYLRWYENRADIGEELRDSLAPTVGLVLQRTHLITGDDAHYVAMVQELECLGARVIPVFAGGLDFSKPVEAYFYHPKQPQKPLVDVVVSLTGFALVGGPARQDHPKAVEALKKLNRPYIVALPLVFQTTEEWRASDLGLHPIQVALQMAIPELDGAIEPIILSGRDGATGKAIALRDRVELLAKRAMRWVQLRRKPKCQKKIAITVFSFPPDKGNVGTAAYLDVFGSIYRVLEALKNNGYFVDEMPASVEELMEAVLHDRQALVGSPNLNIAYRMPVPEYERLTPYHERITEQWGPPPGHLNSDGQHLLIYGKHFGNVFIGVQPTFGYEGDPMRLLFSRSASPHHGFAAYYTYLNHIWQADAVLHFGTHGSLEFMPGKQMGLSGDCYPDNLIGELPNFYYYAANNPSEATIAKRRGYATTISYLTPAADQAGLYKGLRELKDLIASYQTLKDTGRGAAIINSILEQCCLVNLDQDVPLPETSGDALTPEQRDELVGKIYRQLMDIESRLLPFGLHVIGQPPSAQEAIATLVAIAKVDRPEEGLESLPRTLARSLGQDLDAIYQRSQRGDLEAVALLDKLQNDTQKAITTLVETVTDQEGRIGRTARFNFFGLGAQEPWFQLLKKDYPQLEQVQLQPLMNYLAQCLELITADNELGALLRALEGEYIAPGPGGDPIRTPEVLPTGKNIHALDPQSIPTAAAIAQARVIVDRLLERYRQEAGGAWPESIAITLWGTDNIKTYGESLAQVFWLVGVKPMPDALGRMNRLQLIPLEELGRPRIDVVVNCSGVFRDLFLNQMYLIDQAVKLAAEAEEPLEWNFVRKHALEQAQELNIPLRQAATRVFSNASGSYAANVNLAVENSTWEQEKDLQEMFLTRKSYAFNADSPGTMEQNLQLFQSSLRRVDVTLQNLDSSEISLTDVSHYFDSDPTKVVASLRSDGKKPQAYIADTTTPDARVRSLSETVRLDSRTKLLNPKWYESLLKHGYEGVREIAKRLNNTLGWSATAGAVDNWIYEEAHNTYINDPQMRERLMNLNPHSFRRIVGTLLEVHGRGYWQTSEANIQLLQQLYQDIEDRIEGVA is encoded by the coding sequence ATGTTCACCTACGTCAAGCCGGCGATCCGTCAATTGCAGCCTGAAAATGTGGAAAATCGCACCGTGATGCGGGTGGTGTATGTGGTATTGGAACCGCAGTATCAAAGCACATTGACGGCGGCGGCGCGGGAAATCAATACGCAACCGGGAAATTTAGCGGTGGAATTGCGGGGATATTTGATTGAAGAATTGCGCTCACCAGAGAACTATCAGCAATTCCAAGCGGATATTGCCCAGGCGGACGTGTTTATTGCGTCGTTGATTTTTGTCGAAGATTTGGCGCAAAAGATTGTCCAAGCGGTCACACCGTACCGAGATAAGTTGCACGCGATTGTCGTGTTTCCGTCCCTGCCAGAGGTGATGCGCTTGAACAAGCTGGGGACGTTTTCCATGGCGCAGTTGGGTCAATCCAAGAGTGCCATTGCCCAGTTCATGCGCAAGCGCAAAGAGGCCGGGGGTGCATCGTTCCAGGAGGGAATGCTCAAGTTATTGCAAACCCTGCCCAAAATCTTAAAATACCTGCCCATTGATAAGGCTCAAGATGCCCGCAATTTCATGTTGAGTTTTCAGTATTGGTTGGGTGGGTCGAAAGAAAACCTGCGCAATTTCCTACTCATGCTGGCGGATAAATATCTGCCCCATGTAGAGGAAAAATTGGCGTTTCAAGAGCCGGTGACCTATCCCGATATGGGCATCTGGCATCCCCTGGCGCCCCAGATGTTTGAGTCGTTAACAGATTACTTGCGCTGGTACGAAAACCGGGCAGATATTGGCGAAGAATTGCGCGATTCTTTAGCGCCGACGGTGGGTCTGGTATTGCAGCGCACCCATTTAATTACCGGCGATGACGCCCATTACGTGGCAATGGTACAGGAGTTGGAGTGTTTGGGGGCGCGGGTGATTCCGGTGTTTGCTGGTGGACTGGATTTTTCCAAGCCAGTGGAAGCCTATTTTTATCACCCCAAACAACCCCAAAAACCGCTGGTGGATGTGGTGGTGTCGTTAACCGGATTTGCACTGGTGGGGGGACCGGCCCGGCAAGACCATCCCAAAGCGGTAGAAGCGCTCAAAAAACTGAATCGTCCCTACATTGTGGCGTTGCCCTTGGTGTTTCAAACGACGGAGGAATGGCGGGCGAGTGATTTGGGATTGCACCCAATTCAAGTGGCGTTGCAAATGGCGATTCCCGAGTTGGACGGGGCGATTGAACCGATTATCCTATCGGGCCGGGATGGAGCGACTGGGAAGGCGATTGCCCTGCGAGACCGGGTGGAATTACTGGCGAAACGGGCGATGCGCTGGGTGCAACTGCGGCGCAAACCCAAGTGTCAAAAGAAAATTGCGATTACGGTTTTCAGTTTTCCGCCCGATAAAGGCAATGTGGGGACGGCGGCGTATTTGGATGTCTTTGGCTCAATTTACCGGGTGTTAGAGGCGCTCAAAAATAACGGGTATTTTGTGGATGAGATGCCCGCGAGCGTCGAGGAATTAATGGAAGCAGTTTTGCATGACCGGCAAGCGCTGGTGGGCAGTCCCAATTTGAACATTGCCTACCGGATGCCGGTGCCGGAATACGAGCGATTGACGCCCTACCACGAGCGCATTACGGAGCAATGGGGGCCGCCGCCAGGCCATCTCAACAGCGATGGACAACATTTGCTCATCTACGGCAAGCATTTTGGAAATGTATTTATCGGGGTGCAACCGACGTTTGGGTATGAAGGGGACCCGATGCGATTGTTGTTCTCCCGTTCGGCATCGCCCCACCATGGGTTTGCTGCCTATTACACCTACCTGAATCACATCTGGCAAGCGGATGCGGTGTTGCACTTTGGGACGCACGGTTCGCTGGAGTTTATGCCGGGCAAGCAGATGGGACTCTCCGGCGATTGTTATCCCGACAATTTGATTGGGGAATTGCCCAATTTCTATTACTACGCGGCGAATAATCCATCGGAGGCGACGATTGCCAAGCGGCGGGGGTATGCCACCACGATTAGTTACCTGACGCCGGCGGCGGACCAGGCGGGTTTGTACAAGGGGTTGCGGGAGTTAAAGGATTTGATTGCGTCCTACCAAACACTGAAAGACACGGGACGGGGCGCCGCTATTATTAACAGCATCCTGGAGCAATGTTGCCTGGTGAATTTGGACCAGGATGTGCCGTTGCCAGAAACCAGTGGCGATGCATTGACACCCGAGCAGCGGGATGAATTGGTGGGCAAAATTTACCGGCAATTGATGGACATCGAGTCACGCCTGTTGCCGTTTGGATTGCACGTGATTGGTCAACCGCCATCGGCCCAGGAAGCAATTGCGACACTGGTGGCGATTGCGAAAGTGGACCGTCCTGAGGAAGGGTTAGAGAGTTTGCCGCGCACGCTCGCCCGCAGTTTGGGTCAGGATTTGGATGCCATCTACCAGCGCAGTCAACGGGGGGATTTAGAGGCAGTGGCGCTGTTGGACAAGCTGCAAAATGACACTCAAAAAGCGATTACGACGCTGGTGGAAACAGTCACGGACCAGGAGGGACGGATTGGCCGGACGGCGCGGTTCAATTTCTTTGGGTTGGGGGCGCAAGAACCCTGGTTTCAACTCCTGAAAAAAGACTACCCCCAACTGGAGCAGGTGCAGTTGCAGCCGTTGATGAATTACTTGGCCCAATGCCTGGAACTCATCACAGCGGACAACGAGCTAGGGGCCTTGTTGCGGGCGCTGGAAGGAGAGTACATTGCGCCGGGGCCAGGGGGAGACCCCATCCGCACGCCGGAGGTGCTGCCGACGGGTAAAAACATTCATGCCCTGGACCCCCAATCCATTCCCACGGCGGCGGCCATTGCCCAGGCGCGGGTGATTGTGGACCGCCTGCTGGAGCGGTATCGCCAGGAAGCTGGGGGCGCGTGGCCAGAAAGTATCGCCATCACCCTGTGGGGCACGGACAATATCAAGACCTACGGGGAATCCCTGGCCCAGGTGTTTTGGCTGGTGGGCGTCAAACCCATGCCGGATGCCCTGGGACGGATGAACCGGTTGCAGCTCATCCCGCTGGAGGAATTGGGCCGGCCCCGCATTGATGTGGTGGTAAATTGCTCGGGTGTCTTCCGGGACTTGTTCCTGAACCAGATGTATTTGATTGACCAGGCGGTGAAACTGGCGGCGGAGGCGGAAGAACCCCTGGAGTGGAATTTTGTGCGCAAACATGCCCTAGAGCAGGCCCAAGAGTTAAACATTCCCCTGCGGCAAGCGGCGACACGGGTGTTTTCCAACGCGTCGGGTTCCTACGCGGCCAATGTCAACCTGGCGGTGGAAAACAGCACCTGGGAGCAGGAAAAGGATTTGCAGGAGATGTTTTTAACCCGCAAGTCCTATGCGTTTAACGCCGATTCGCCGGGGACGATGGAGCAAAACCTGCAATTGTTCCAAAGCAGCCTGCGTCGGGTGGATGTGACGTTGCAGAATCTGGATTCGTCGGAAATTTCGCTCACCGATGTGTCCCACTACTTTGATTCCGACCCGACCAAGGTGGTGGCCAGTTTACGCAGCGATGGCAAAAAACCCCAGGCGTATATTGCTGACACCACGACGCCGGATGCGCGGGTGCGGAGTTTGAGCGAGACGGTGCGCCTGGATTCCCGGACCAAGTTGCTCAACCCCAAGTGGTATGAGAGCTTGCTCAAGCACGGCTATGAGGGGGTGCGGGAGATTGCCAAGCGGCTGAACAACACGCTGGGGTGGTCGGCGACGGCGGGCGCGGTGGACAACTGGATTTACGAAGAAGCCCACAACACTTACATCAACGACCCCCAGATGCGGGAGCGGCTAATGAACTTGAACCCCCATTCTTTCCGGCGGATTGTCGGCACGCTGTTGGAAGTGCATGGGCGGGGTTACTGGCAAACCAGTGAAGCCAACATCCAACTGCTCCAACAGCTTTACCAGGACATCGAAGACCGGATTGAAGGGGTCGCCTAG
- the nadA gene encoding quinolinate synthase NadA, which produces MFLPVQETALPKDLVGAIQALKQELNAVILAHYYQDSQVQDVADYVGDSLGLSRQAAQTNADVILFAGVHFMAETAKILNPDKLVLLPDLAAGCSLADSCPPDAFAAFKAQYPDHLVISYINCSAAIKAMSDIICTSSNAVAIVQQIPPEQPIIFAPDQNLGRYVMKQTGREMVLWPGSCIVHETFSYQELVKLKVRYPHAQIIAHPECEAPVLEMADYIASTTGLLKYVQRSDAREFIVVTEPGIIHQMQKAAPDKVFIPAPATNGCACNQCPYMRLNTLEKVYLALRDRQPEITVPEDIRQKALVPLERMLAMSAGIP; this is translated from the coding sequence ATGTTCTTGCCGGTGCAGGAGACGGCGCTGCCGAAGGATTTGGTTGGGGCGATTCAGGCGCTCAAGCAGGAGTTAAACGCCGTCATTTTAGCGCATTATTACCAGGATTCCCAGGTGCAGGACGTCGCCGACTACGTGGGGGATTCGCTAGGGTTATCTCGGCAAGCAGCCCAGACCAACGCCGATGTCATTTTATTTGCCGGCGTGCATTTCATGGCGGAAACGGCGAAGATTCTCAACCCCGATAAGTTGGTGTTGTTGCCAGATTTGGCCGCCGGTTGCTCGCTAGCGGATAGTTGTCCCCCTGATGCCTTCGCTGCGTTCAAGGCCCAGTATCCCGACCACCTGGTGATTTCCTACATCAACTGCTCGGCGGCCATCAAAGCCATGAGCGATATTATTTGCACCAGTTCCAACGCGGTCGCCATTGTCCAGCAGATTCCCCCCGAACAGCCAATCATTTTTGCGCCAGACCAAAACTTGGGGCGCTATGTCATGAAGCAAACCGGGCGGGAAATGGTGCTCTGGCCAGGCAGTTGCATCGTCCACGAGACGTTTTCTTATCAGGAATTGGTGAAGCTGAAGGTGCGCTATCCCCACGCGCAAATCATTGCCCACCCCGAATGCGAAGCCCCGGTTTTAGAAATGGCGGATTACATCGCATCCACCACCGGCCTGCTCAAATACGTCCAGCGCAGCGACGCTCGGGAATTCATCGTGGTGACCGAACCGGGCATCATTCACCAGATGCAAAAAGCTGCTCCTGACAAGGTGTTCATTCCGGCGCCGGCCACCAACGGTTGCGCGTGCAATCAATGTCCCTACATGCGCTTGAACACCCTGGAAAAAGTCTATCTGGCGCTGCGGGACCGCCAACCGGAAATCACCGTGCCGGAAGACATCCGTCAGAAAGCCCTGGTGCCCCTAGAACGGATGCTGGCGATGAGTGCGGGGATTCCCTGA
- the cobA gene encoding uroporphyrinogen-III C-methyltransferase gives MARMTGTVYLVGAGPGDPGLLTLKGKTLLELAEVVIYDALVSPPILAMVNPQAERIFVGKYRGWHALPQAKINELLIAKAQEYATVVRLKAGDPFIFGRGGEEVAALRQAGIPVEVVPGISAGFALGLPLTHRQYSSSVALVTGHEAIEKTRPAVNWTALAQGADTLVIYMGMHHLAEIAQTLMAAGRPATTPVQVVQWGTWPQERRVQGTLATIADVVTQAGVGAPAMIVVGEVAATEPV, from the coding sequence ATGGCGCGGATGACGGGCACGGTGTACTTGGTGGGCGCAGGCCCGGGCGACCCGGGATTGCTCACCCTGAAGGGCAAAACGCTGCTGGAGCTGGCGGAGGTGGTAATTTACGATGCGCTGGTGAGTCCCCCGATCCTAGCGATGGTCAACCCTCAGGCGGAACGCATTTTTGTGGGCAAGTACCGGGGCTGGCACGCGTTACCCCAGGCGAAAATTAATGAGTTGCTGATTGCCAAGGCTCAGGAATACGCAACGGTGGTGCGGCTCAAGGCGGGCGACCCATTTATTTTTGGGCGCGGGGGTGAAGAAGTGGCGGCGCTGCGCCAGGCGGGCATTCCGGTGGAGGTTGTACCCGGGATTAGCGCAGGGTTTGCCTTGGGGTTGCCCTTGACCCACCGGCAATACAGTTCCAGCGTGGCCCTGGTGACGGGACACGAAGCGATTGAGAAAACGCGACCGGCGGTGAATTGGACCGCGTTGGCTCAAGGCGCGGATACGCTGGTGATTTACATGGGGATGCACCACTTGGCAGAAATTGCCCAGACGTTGATGGCGGCGGGGCGTCCAGCTACGACACCGGTCCAGGTGGTGCAGTGGGGAACTTGGCCTCAGGAGCGACGGGTGCAGGGAACGCTGGCAACCATTGCGGATGTCGTCACCCAAGCGGGAGTCGGAGCGCCAGCGATGATTGTGGTGGGTGAAGTGGCAGCGACGGAACCAGTATGA